The Lycium ferocissimum isolate CSIRO_LF1 chromosome 1, AGI_CSIRO_Lferr_CH_V1, whole genome shotgun sequence genome includes a region encoding these proteins:
- the LOC132051910 gene encoding F-box/kelch-repeat protein SKIP30, protein MSVLIEGLPDAVALRCLARVPLYLHPKLELVSHSWRAAIRSSELFKARKEVNSSEEFLCVCAFDPDNIWQLYDPMRDLWITLPLLPSNIRHLAHFGVVSTAGKLFVLGGGSDAVDPLTGDQDGSFATDEVWSYDPVTREWSLCTSMIVPRAMFACCVFDGKIVVAGGFTNCRKSICRAEIYDPEKNVWDPIPDLHHTHNSACSGVVIGGKVHVLHKGLSTVQVLENVKQGWTVHEYGWLQGPMAVVKGELYVLSHWLIYRQERETRKMVVSASEFRRRIGFAMIGLGDDIYIVGGVIGPERWNWDIKLLSDVDVLTLGSERQVWRQVTPMTRCRGTVLGCTQIRL, encoded by the coding sequence ATGTCTGTACTCATTGAAGGGCTTCCTGATGCTGTTGCCTTAAGGTGTCTTGCACGGGTTCCGCTATATCTTCATCCCAAGTTAGAACTTGTTTCCCATTCCTGGCGAGCTGCTATTCGAAGTAGTGAACTATTCAAGGCAAGAAAGGAGGTTAATTCATCTGAAGAATTTTTATGTGTCTGCGCCTTCGACCCTGATAATATATGGCAACTTTACGATCCTATGCGTGATCTTTGGATTACCCTGCCACTTCTTCCCTCAAACATCAGACATCTTGCTCACTTTGGTGTGGTTTCTACTGCTGGAAAACTCTTTGTTCTAGGTGGTGGTAGCGATGCCGTGGATCCATTGACTGGTGACCAAGATGGAAGTTTTGCCACTGATGAGGTCTGGTCATATGACCCCGTGACCCGAGAATGGAGTCTCTGCACGTCTATGATTGTGCCTCGAGCCATGTTCGCTTGTTGTGTGTTTGATGGGAAGATAGTTGTTGCAGGGGGTTTTACTAACTGCAGAAAGTCAATTTGTAGAGCAGAAATCTATGATCCCGAGAAGAATGTTTGGGATCCAATCCCTGATCTCCATCACACACACAACTCTGCATGCTCAGGAGTGGTTATTGGCGGTAAAGTTCACGTATTGCACAAAGGTTTGTCAACCGTTCAGGTTTTGGAAAACGTGAAACAGGGTTGGACCGTGCATGAGTATGGTTGGCTCCAAGGCCCGATGGCTGTTGTTAAGGGAGAGCTTTATGTACTGAGTCATTGGCTCATTTACAGGCAGGAAAGAGAAACAAGGAAGATGGTAGTTTCAGCATCTGAGTTCCGTAGAAGAATTGGATTTGCAATGATAGGTCTGGGAGATGATATCTATATTGTTGGAGGGGTTATTGGACCCGAGCGATGGAATTGGGACATTAAATTGCTGTCTGATGTTGATGTTCTGACACTTGGGAGTGAGAGGCAAGTGTGGCGTCAAGTTACTCCAATGACAAGGTGTAGAGGTACGGTCCTTGGCTGCACGCAGATTAGACTATAG
- the LOC132063211 gene encoding uncharacterized protein LOC132063211, protein MRILRWMCGHTRRDRIRNGSIWDKVGVATVEDKMREARLRWFGHVHRRCTDAPVQRCERLARDGFWRDKMYPQKRKREESSTVSKRAKGASLDDLAEHANILSEQIAEQEAS, encoded by the exons ATGCGGATactgcgatggatgtgtgggcatactaggagagataggataAGAAATGGAAGTATctgggacaaggtgggagtggccacTGTGGAggataagatgcgggaagcgagattgagatggttcgggcatgtaCATAGGAGATGCACGGATGCCCCAGTACAGAGGTGTGAGAGGCTGGCTAGGGATGGTTTttggagag ATAAAATGTAtccacaaaaaagaaaaagggaggaATCATCTACAGTTAGTAAAAGAGCCAAGGGGGCATCATTAGATGATCTTGCTGAACATGCAAATATTCTTTCTGAACAAATTGCTGAACAAGAAGCCTCTTAA